Below is a genomic region from Henckelia pumila isolate YLH828 chromosome 3, ASM3356847v2, whole genome shotgun sequence.
agagtgtgTGTGGAAATGAAACAAAAGGTGTGGTTACAAGTGTGgtgattattttcaaatttagatATGCacgaaacaaattttttttttagtgatcTAAAGCACGCGTGCTTTtacagttttttttaaataaaatttgttttttatttttggtttgggAAAAAAGAACGTTTGTTTGGGATACATGTAAAAGAAATATGAGAAgaaattagaattatgaaagttGTCAAAATGTTATTTTGCTTTTGCTctttgctttaaaaaaaaaaagaaaagttaTGCAGAGAAATCTCAATGAACaggcactacaacaaaaatgatttttagcGGCGCGCAAATCCGCTATCCGCAGCGTGCATCGAACGCTGCATAATTAAAAGCTGTTGAAAATCATGGGCTATCGACAGCTCACAATGCACGCCGCGGTAATTCACATCGACCGCGCACAGAGCACGCCGCGAACACTCACATCGGCAGTGCACAATGCATGCCGCGGAAACTCACATGGACAGCGCACAAAAGCAAGCCGCGAAAACGCACATCAACAGCACGCAAAAGACGCCGCGAAAATTCATATCGGCAGCGCGCAATGCACGCCGCGAAAACTCACATCGATAGCGTGCAAAGCACGCTGCGAAAACACTATTAAAAGTAGAGATTTgcaatcacaaaaaaaaaattgacaccACCGTTTATATAGTCATATATGTTTCAAATGTAACATAAAACTGCAACCAACAAAATATActaatgaaaatgaaaaacTATAACAAAATATTCCAAATTTCATTCatgaaaaatagaaaaatcatatcttttcAATTAAGCACAAATTTTTAACTATAAACACAAACTAGATACACATAACAATGATTAGAGTTTTAATTACACTCAAAGCGTTTTAATACACTCAAAGCAGTAGAATCTATATATCAATCACACAGAAGCTCCAACTTTCGATGATGAACGCCAACGCCCATTGCGCGCACTCTACTCGAGCTTCTTTGCCAAATACAGGGCTAATTGCATCATTTACAATGTTGTGTTTTGAGATTCAGGTGGACATTCTTCTATTTATTTCTGCAAATAAAAAAAGATAAtatctcaaaataaaaataaaaaaattaggtTGCCCATTTTTTCTTGTGAACTTCTGCAAATAatcaaaattgtaattttcCTTGTGACCATTGAGcaaatttgaattctaattcaaCGCAAGCATGAGTTAAAAATACATTATTTTTCAAGTTTCGAATCGAAGTCAAGCTAGCTCAATAAAACTATCAGTCTTAAATGTAAAACATGACTAATATATCCCTGGTCTTCATTcgtttgaatattctttaggTTGTGTGACACGAATCAAAATGCAGAGGAAACTTATATTCTGAAATTAAAATAGAACAAAGTAAGAAATGTGAAAAATAGTGTGTAACCGACCCATATGAATTAGAAAGAGGGAATACAGTAGCTTCTGCTGGAACCAGAAGAGGGAATTAGATGCAATTGTCAATGACTAAGAATATCAAAGCAGATTTTTTGGATAGCTCATCCTCCACCTTCTAGTGGTAATCTTTAATCAGTTTAAACATTGTTTTCGTTTCCTTATTTGGCCTCTTCCTTCTGCTCAATCGACGACATGATGCGCCATGAAGCTCTGTGTTCACCGATTACATTCTTGTATCCAACGGAAAGTATGTTTCTCTCATCGACCGATGATTCAACATTTATTATTTTTGCAACTTTTTCATGCTCTCAACCATTTCTGAGAAGGAAATTAAATATGTAACAGTACCAATCAGCAGAACCAACAAAGTGGAAAAATTTGTTTGACCATTACCATTAGCAAAGCACAATTAAGTCACGTAGTCACAACTTTCCATCTACTGTAGACTTGTTAATTTTTAAGAGGAAAAAAAGTGGGAGGGGAGAAAGGCCTGCTTAAGATGTCAAAGAAAATTCAACATCCTAACAGTTTTCAAATGAACGAATAACTGAATTCGGAAAATAAACAGAGTAATCCTATCGGGAGATTTAATTTCTAGAAAACTAAAAGCATCAAGAACACGTAATTTTGGTATCaaccttaatttaaaatatcagACAACCAGCACCATGCTACTTGAAATGAATAGCAAATCTTTATCAATGCTCAAAGATAGGCCTGGATCGACCTGTGAAAAAGCTACTGTATTAAAGATTACCGCCAGAAAGTAAGAAATTGTGAATCAGGTGACAAAGAAACAATGTTCTGAGATACTATGTTCTAAGGCTTCAAACTTAGTCAATCTTATTCcacaataaatttttaaatcaagaGACTTTGATAAAGAAACAATCTGGAAATATATTATCTAACTCAGAGAAGTATATCTTCTAATGCTTgtcataaaatatataagattctCCTACTGCACAAGTAACCAAAACTGTATTTTTTCCAAACCTGAATGATGCCAATAATCAGTTTTCAACTCCCACAAGTAGAAGCAGCAGATATAAAATTGATAATTTCACAATTACAACATAAAACCACCCATCAAGGAACCAAAAACCAATGAAAAGGGGGAAGTGTGCAAATTACAATAAGAAGGGTGAACATATTTTGTGGCATACTACTTAATCTAAGTaacttataattataataaaatctgGACACCGTAAAAAACCTATCTTATTAATCAAAGATACGTATGATTTGTTTTCAACAATTGAACATATTTTTTGAAATGTAAAACAAACAATGTTGCATTAGTAATTTGCTTATTTATCCTTATTAATTCCTAAAAAGAAACTTAAAAGTCTCTAGAAATTTTTCGGGAAAATTCCTAAAAGTAAATAGTATGTCTTCCAGAACGGAACTTTATCACACTATACCAACATTTTATTAGTTCAGACCATGAATAAATCTTTACAAGACAAGGGCATAATTCAAGAATCTTTgctattattttttttgcttttctAAAGAACGACCACTATCCagtaaacaaaaaataataattctccCTAACTTATTTTATTTACTAGTTAACAAACTTAGAAATAAGAACAATAAAAATCGTATCTCGAGCAATCAGAATTTTATGATCTTCTCCAAAAACCGCCAAAAACGGGAGACTATAAAATCTGGCTATCTCTAGGCATTAGATGGTCAACAAAATCATTAATCAGCCAAGGAACTGCGAACCAACTATTTTCTGAAAGCCATAATCATGAGGCTGTACAAAATAAATAGCACTAACAGAGGCAGTAAATAAGATTCAGCTCTTACCTTCATTGGGATCAAAATAAGTCCGAACTAACAGATGCTCAAGCCGTAGGTATCGTTCCGACTGCTCCTGTGTCACGAAAACCCATCACTTGGGTTTGCTTAATATAGCGCGTGTTGTATCAATTTCTCGAAGTTCAACCATTTCCAAAACGCatcatcagaaaaaaaaaataccctGACAGGTCAAGGAAGTACAAAACGTACCAGCATAACGCCAAAAAAATGCAACATTATACAACATATGCAAACATGTCTATTGTGATAAAGTCATCTTTACAGGAAGATTCTTCTCCAACAAATTAAAACACTACCCTCGAGCAATTGTTTTCTAGAATCAAATTAGAACCATAGTAATTTCTAATAATGAAACCACACAAGAAAAAGCTGCAAAACAATTACGAGGAAACTTAGGACTTCAGCAATGAATTATGCTCCATGGCAGTGTGTATAATGTCAATATTGGAACTGGGTCGCAAAATTAAAAGAACCTAAATCAGCAACATTTATGTTCTCCACAGACTGCTGAAAAGCATAAAAAAACtccaatatttaaaaaaaaaaattgaagcttTCCAAACGGAAGAAGTATTCTCAATTACAAAAGAACCTTGACAAATGGAAAATGGACAATTCCAAGAGCAAAAAATAATATAGCTGTTTTCTCATATAAAAACatgtaattgaaaaaaaaaaacggtaCAGAAAATACCTTGTTTTTCATGTGAGAACAGATGAAATGGTGGAAATAGGAAAGACGCTACAGAGTTAGATTAGCTTCACTGTAGAAATTCTATTTGCTACGCAAAAGTGTTGGTTTTGGAAGAAATCTCAGATTCATTGGCTTCGCACGACCGAgcaattttttctttcttttgcaATTTTGTATGGAATCGATCGAGGAATCCCTTGTCACGATCCCTGGTGCCATTCTTCACTTGATCGACAGACACTACTCCGTCGAGGCTTGCCATGGTGATTTTCGGATCCTCCGCCTCCTTTCAGGGGAGCAACACTGTTGCATCTCTCACCTCCGTCTCCGATGACATCCAGTGGCCCTTAACCAAGGATCTCATCGCCGTAAAGCTCGACCATTCATTATTTCTTCTACTTCATGCCGAGGATTCAGACTCCAGCGATGACGAAAAGAAGAGCCGCAAGAGAAGGACGTATTTCTTCCGAGGGTTTCTATCAGAGGGAAAAGAGGAGAGAGCGGAGAGAAGGGAAAGAGATTTGGGGATCTTTTGGCGGTGTGTTTTTTTAACGGCGTGTTTTACTTTTACGCGCcccttgaaataatatttttttatttcaaatattcAAGGCGCGCAGATTGAACGCCGTTGTTAAAATTTTGCACAGCGTGCATTTAATTGCTCGCCGTTGAAACTATAATTTACATCATCCAACTATTGCATGCTGTTATTTTTATAAGATATCAATATATTAACAGCACACATAAATGCACGCACTGTTAATAATAACATCAACGACATACTTTTATTATGCGCCGTTGATATCGCGCTGCGAAAAgccatatttgttgtagtgaggagtaaaatgaagaaaaaaattgGTGTCATTTTGACACAACAAAAATAGTTATTAAAGGATGGCAAGTTatatataatagtatagataattattatttgataaatatgatAAGACGTTGGGTATATATTCACATAGCCACGTGTGAAGCTAGGTTGTATATTTAATTTTCGTGGAAAAAAAAAACGAGAAACTTCCACCGAaatgttaaatattttattttttctacaAATTTCTTCAGATATATATGTATGAGTAAAATAAAATGGGAAGAAAGCTGCATGGCTTCCACGTCTCCTATTAAATTATAATACGTGTAAccccaaattaattattatatatatttaaacctGGCTTACATTATCAATCTATCTTCTGCCGTAGAAAAGTACTAGAGACATAATTTGAATCATGTCTGCTTCACCGGAATCTGATCAGCCTCCTCCGCCAAAAACCGCCCACCATGAAGAAAATCCAggtatatacatacatacatttaTTGATCTCTTGTATATATGAACTTAGAATTAATTTGAAGTTAGTTTTTAAAaacttgctgagtctttatatgtatatatgttttAGATTGGGTGAGGGATATAATGTTATGGAGAAGAAAAGATGGTGGTATTTTGCTGCTGCTGGCGGCAACAGCTACGTGGGTGGCGATGGAGATATACGAATTTAAGTTCGTGACTTTGGCTTCTTGGTTGGCTATGGCGATTGTGGTCTGTTTGTTTGCTTGGGGGAATCTGAATCGTCTTTTCAATAAGTACGTACCCATCTAATGGAATTCATTATGAAAATGTTATAGACCGCGTTTGTGAATGAAAAATGGAGTTCCAAACACGTGTATGCATGTTTGGATATTTTACTTCGTATTGAGATTAAGTAATACTTGTGTGGTGCAGAGAGAGTCCGGATTTGTCGAGATTCGAAATCAGCGAGCAGAGCACAGCGGAGACAGCCACTTTATGCCAGCAGAGGATCAACGGAGCCATACGAATGATGCTCCACGTGGGAGCCGAGAGCGAATGGATTGTGTTCGCCGGAGTTATGGCATCTTTCTATGCACTTTCCTTGTTGGGAAGCTACTTCGATTTACTTACAATCTGCTACATGGGTACGTACGGACGTAACTCCTCATCTAAAAATTCTCCCACCGCGGTTTAATTTCTTGGttttaattaacttaaatattaattaatgatgaaaattttcatttggGATGTTGTAGGGATTTTGGGAGGATTGACGGTGCCTTTGATATATGTGAAAAATGAGGTGAAGATAAACGAGTATGTGGAGAAACTGAAGATCAAATCTGAAAGGTGGTACTTCATGTTTAGGGAGAAGCTCCAGAAAATTATCAATAAGCTGACGGGTAAACAGAAAGAACCAATTAAGGAGAAGAAGATCGAGTAGCTGCTCTCTTTTTTTGTGttgtaaaaagaaaaaaaggccCAGATCGATGTCCTCTTCCATAGTCGCGTGTTTTTTGTAATGATAATTTGATATATTGGTGTTTGAGATGTGATGCTTCTTTTCAAGTATTTCCGAAACGTTATTATTGAGGTTCACAAGAACTAGGGGTCTTAAAATGAGTTAAGTCTGTTGGGTTGGTTCGTTTTTTCATATAAAATAggtgaattgagttgatattttTTTCACCAGTCTAAAAAGTGGGTCGGCCCGTCTCATTTTGCATAATGGTGGGTTGTGGGTTAGCCCGTTAAAACCGTCAAATTATACGTATGTTAGATGGGTTATCTATTTAATTCGTTAAAACCGTCAAATTATACGTATGTTAGATGGGTTATCTATTTAATTCGTTAAAATCGTCAAATTATACGTTAAAATCGTCAAATTATACGTATGTTCGTTAGGTTACCTAAAATAGATGGGTTGAGTTGTTGTTTTTTCAACCTGTTTAAAAAGTCAGTCGATTTGTTACGTTATGTTTAACGGTGAGTTGCGATGTGTTGTGTTGTGGGCTGGCCTGCCCCGCGGAGTGTGTTTTGATACCTCTAACAAGAACCAATTAATCAAATTCAGAAATACTGATCCCTGTCGATTGGATTATAGGTTCGTAAAACATGTCATCTTTGACACGCAAATTTGGCAATCCATGTCCTAATTAATACGTACGACTTCCAAATTAAGAAACCGCGGTCCCTcaacagattcaagaatatTGGCCACGGGATACATTCAAGTAGCATACAAATTAAATTGACTATTCACACAAAATAGTACTGGAAAATAACACGCTGTACGTACGCTAGTGATAacataatctataaattaactACAAATCGAATCTGAGAATGATACATACGTAGATGCGGCAATGGAGTAGCTAGGATTAATCTATACTTCTCATCTTATAAGCCTTGGTCCAGCGGTGGATCGAAGGTCAATTGCTTGAGTCCAGGCGCCTCGGTCCTGAGCGTGCAATTGCCAGTACGTTTGAGCGAGTGCGTCTGGGTCCATCGACCCGTCTCCTACTCCTCCATGTGACTCCCCGACTGAAGAAGACGTCGAGGATCTCTGCTGCGAAGATGGTTGGATTGTACCTCTGCATGCCGTCAAATACAAGAATTAGCTATAGCGAAAGCTGAATCTTGATTCACTACCATAAAAAATGTCGCCAAAATATTAGTCTCATTATTAGATTCTAAATTCATCAATATGGACTATTGGTCATGAAACCGAAAGATGGTGGACCTAGTGGGATCTGCTAGAGTTGCTCCTTGCTGAAAAGAATGTGGTATATATTCTAGCCGGTGTGGGGCAAAAGTGCCAAGATTTTGTGTGGAAAAGGGGCAAGATTCTATAGGGATCTCGTGGATCATATCATCATTAATCATCGGACTGCGGGGAATCTCATGCATGTaaccaataaaaaaaagaaatggaGTGTTTGAAACATCTAAAAAATATAGTTAGGAAAATGTTAAACCGACGAACCTAGGGGCGCCGACTATGCCGTCGATGATGATATGAGCCACGTGTACTCCCCGAGGCTGGAATTCTCTAGCCAGGCATTGAGCTAACCCCCTCATTGCAAATTTCCCGCAGCCTGTTATTACATATAATAACTACTTATTTTAAATGCTTTGTAAAATTATGAGTATGCTTTAGCATTAATAACTAGGGGCATAAAACAAAGCCAACAAAAAACCAATAATTCGAAAAATATgctttaaattaattatatgcGTACCACGTATgtaactaaaatttaaaaagattatcATTTTTTAGCGGCCAAGATGAACAAACAAGGAGGGTCTCTTTGATCAAATAACAATTTCAAATGTGGTTtttcccaaaatattttaaaattaatcactTCCACATTAGTTGATGTTCTATTTTAAGACATAGCTAGCTCAGTTGTATCTTGTAACTATAATAAGATCTTGCAGATGTCAgggcaatttttatttttttacatgcaaagtatattttgaattttatcatAGCTCAAGATCAAAaagaacaaaattttgaatcaaTGAGTACTGCTGGAtagaattttttcttttttgagcCACTTGATAGAAAAATCTTAAGTataaacatatatcatatatggtACGTACTTTTGTTTAAAAGTGGCTTTTCTATCAAAGGTGCTTGTATGggattattttaaaaatgccCAAAAGAAGTCAAATATCATTTTGCGAATCTAATCGCTTATATTTTACTTTTTAAAACTTAACTAGAAAAAAACACTTACATAATATAATTTGTATGCATCTTGTGAGACGGTTTCACGGATccgtgaatttacaataaaaataataatttttttatataattggCTCAATCAAGATATTCGTCTCACGAAAAATTGCCTCATGAGTCCGTATCACTAGATATTTGAAAGCTTAACACTGTTacacataaattaaatattttgtttatataattataatacaaAGGCACAGTTTGGTTCGAGgatatgataaataatatttagataagtaatataatgtaatgtaaaataaatagaaaataatagttaatttagtatttgatttgattgatagattatagtttattggatttgattgattgaattttatattaaaaataaaaaatatcattttgtcCTTTTGAGAATAaagataatatagtaatttaaattcaataatttaattgatgtaagataaatgattaataatttaattgatttaaaataaataattaataaatggataaataatatgacgaaaagaACGCGGGATTGGATAACATAAGTTGTACAAGTACAATTAGTACTTGTACCAAACGATACCTTAAGTGAGGAATAATGAGAGGATAAATCAATCAACACGGATTAATCttgtgataatttttttttctgaaaaattattatttttatataaaaaatatcatgaGCACACAATCTGGAACATAAATGAAAGAGTGACATACACAAGTCGGAGAAGCCAGGCATCCCGTGAAGAGAAGCGGAGCAACCAGTGAAGAGAATGGTGCCTCTTCCTCTATCCACCATCCCCGGAAGCACCTGcaattttctcaaaagtatTCAGTACCAATTAAGTGTTTGATTCGGAGTACTAAACTACACATCGATCGAGCACCTGTTGGGCACAGTGGAATGCGCCGACGGCGGAGACGGCGAGGGATTTCTCGAAGTGGTCGAGCCTGATATCGGCGAAACTGGTGGGGCTCCACGATATTGGATGGTAAGCGTTGTATACCAAAACTTCCACGAATCCCAGAGACAGAACCCCCTCGAATGCCTCCCTTATGCTTCGGGACTCCGAGCAATCGATTCGGATTGCGAACACCTGAGCTTTCTCTTCTCTCGCTATTTCATCTGCGAATCTCGATAGTCTACCTGCAGTAACAAATTAAACTAAATCTGCATCGATCCATCGATCTGGGTAATTAATTCGGTGTATGTAGTGAGAAAGTACTGGCCTAGGTCGCGGGAGAGAATGGCGACAGTGTACCCTTCATGCGCGAATTTCCGGGCGATGGACCGGCCGAGCTTGGCTCCGACGCCTACTATGGCGGCGATGCCTTTGGGCGAGGCGGAGCTAGCCATGTTACGCATCGTTACACCAGTACTCTATGTCTAGCTAGCAAACCCAGCAGCTAATTAATATCTAGTGTGCAATTTGTTGATGCATAAACAAGGTATTTAATGAAGAGATTTGGGGATGAAATTGAATGATTTTCTTTCAGCGATCGTCGCTTTCTGGGCTAAAATTGGTTCCCAGTGGAGAGGCAGCGGTGGCAGTGTACACGTACGGCGTGCATCTTCTTATGATTGATAAATGGACTCCATAAAAATGCTTGTCTGGTGCAAGTAGTTGCTTATGGGTTAGCAAAATTTCGGTTAAACCAAATTAATCGATTGAATCGaatcaattcaaaaatttgattcgtttaattcaaaaattcggTTTTTATGTTAGAAAATTTCGGTTAAATCGATTATATTGGTTCGATTTCGATTTtggttttcttaaaaaatattctgttaattcggttaaccgaattataaataattaaattttgaattttttttattaggctttatatataatttataatatatttttaatgtgtttatatttaatattttacttaatttttcttattttaattttttaagcttaatatatttttataatgataaaaatatcatatttaaattattaattttataaaattttaatttttttaattttttttaagaaagcaTTAACCGATTTTTAATTCGGTTTGGTTCAGTTATCCAAAATGTacttcggttaattcggtttgATTTTTGATCGAATTAACTGAATATTCACCCCTAGTTGCTTCTTCTGGTGTATCAATGTCAATATGAGTCATATGACATCAACTTCATATATATATCCACGAATAAATATCTGATAGATCATCTCACATAGATGACttacttatatatataaatatatatatatatatatatatatatatataatatgaaaaaCGATAACATGGTTATTTTTAACTCTAATTGTTGTAAAACTTGAGTAGAATGATTGTCATTCTCGTCCTTGCATCGAACCGTGTctagttaaaaaaattaaaattctttaaaacatTTTCATAGGAGAATTGTTGCATCTAATTAAATATCATATTTGGAGTGGTAAATGGATTTTTAAATAGATAAAGAAATAGAAGCTCTTTACAATTTTCTGGctatattagttttttttaatgattatttatttaaacaaaAAGCGATAAGATATGTGGGATATAGGAATTTTCTGGCTTTGTACCAGCAGAGTTAGATGATCTTATGGTATATGTGATTATTTTGTTAGCAAGTACTCATTCCTTATCCACTGGCTGTGTAAGAACAAATGGCCAAGACATTCCAAGAAATTTGTTGTCAATTATCATGTGTATCTAGCTCGGACCCCCAGATCCTTTATCCAAATTATTATATCATGAGAAAATGTAATATATAAAGTTAAAATGATGTTTGAACAGATTCTTCTCGATGGATCTTTTCAGTTGTCATCTCATGTTTGTGAAcatttagaaataaaaatagcaaaaaaatattaaacttaacTAATTTTTAATAGTAACCAGCGAcgttgtgtgtgtaaaataatAACTACaatgtttatgaattttgattCTTAATAGGTTAagttaattagaaaaaaaaaactgaaattgaCAAAGAGTGTTATTGGAGATGTGGACATAGTGAGCAAGAAATATGAagaaaacaaaatattaaaaagaagAATATTTTGGGTGTATTAAAAAATAAGTCATGCAACAAGTTAGTTATTCTGATATGCCTATATTTAATAAATAGTAACAAATAGATCCCACTATGTTAATGTCATGAAATTTGCACCGAAGAAATATCGCCACACTGGATTTTGCTTATTTGTGAGGCATAATATGACACgaatcaaaaaaagaaaaatcattAATGATTCCTtgtcacaaatatttaataacTGTACGTGTTACAAACAATTGCTAGAGAAGGAGAAGtattgaaaatatttataaaaaatattttataggtataatttttaaagaataattgagagtttttttttttagaaatgaaaacaaagataaaaatcaaaacatattatcatttaattgtaaaaatatttttataaaattgacGTTCTCTAAACACATATTCGTTCTTAAAATaactattaaattttttttaaaaaaaacacttttataaaaacgAATTTTTATGTTGTTGTATCAACTTTAACTTGggttatatttaaaaatatcctGTGAATGCGACATTCATAAATCATGCCTCATGAAAATATTCCTAATTATCAAGGTTGATGTTACATGTACACAGAGGGTTACACGTTGCAtttgaaattacataaatatccttaatgtattttgaaaagttttttttcaaataaagtgaataaataattttgtaattttatatgCAATGTGTAATTCAAGTAGCATTTCTCAATCATCAATGTACTACATTAATGATTGGCATTATATTCGTTGCTGAAGTGATGAAAATAATTCTTTCTAGTAATGAATGATGATAGGCACAGATAAAATAATACCGATGATTACCATTATTATTGCACAAAAGATTGTATGggagatataataataataataataataataataataataataataataatagacaGATGGACAACACTAGCGTGGCATGGCTGGCATCTTTATTACGACCTCTCAAGTTGATGATTGGTGGGCCGGATCTATTTcgatttttaattaatatattgttttaaaaaattaaaaacatgtttgtatttttgcaattttggttttttatttaataaaattttaatttcagccgcacaaaatatcaaaattatgtTTAGGTGTTAAAATTTGCATTTCTCATCATGGTTTTTATTATTTACGATTTTGATCTTATATGTTATCGAATTTTAATATTCATgtatttttcgatttttgctaatttaattatttttaatcggAGTGTCAATGTGCCACTGTTAACGTCGGTCCAACATCACCACACATCATCTTCATGTCCAAAAAAAACTACAATtgcaaaaaaatacaaaaaaaaaatcagattatAACTGAAAGTTAACAATATAGCAAAGACTAAAATCGAAGTTCAATAAAAAtacaatgtatatatatatattaatggatTAAAGCTCACAAATAGTAGTAGTATTGTACCTGCAACATAAAAGCATAAACTAAGTAACATTTGAAGCCAACTCAATTTCTACAATAAAATCAGTTTGTCAAAGTTATTGTATCTAAAGGGTAGTTGAATATCATATGGGGAGGGACCAAACTTATGCTCATTTATTGTCTTTGTGGGGGTCCTCCCATTGTGCTTTTATTATCATCTCAAAATCTCACAAATTTTATGACTttggaacaaaaaaaaaaaaaaaaaaaaccaatcgTTCGAAAGTGATCCAATAATACATCTTTGCAtaggtattttttattttaattttatgcatacttttcttgaaaaatattcataatttttATACTTCCCGC
It encodes:
- the LOC140892866 gene encoding uncharacterized protein translates to MRNMASSASPKGIAAIVGVGAKLGRSIARKFAHEGYTVAILSRDLGRLSRFADEIAREEKAQVFAIRIDCSESRSIREAFEGVLSLGFVEVLVYNAYHPISWSPTSFADIRLDHFEKSLAVSAVGAFHCAQQVLPGMVDRGRGTILFTGCSASLHGMPGFSDLCCGKFAMRGLAQCLAREFQPRGVHVAHIIIDGIVGAPRGTIQPSSQQRSSTSSSVGESHGGVGDGSMDPDALAQTYWQLHAQDRGAWTQAIDLRSTAGPRLIR
- the LOC140893487 gene encoding reticulon-like protein B13 produces the protein MSASPESDQPPPPKTAHHEENPDWVRDIMLWRRKDGGILLLLAATATWVAMEIYEFKFVTLASWLAMAIVVCLFAWGNLNRLFNKESPDLSRFEISEQSTAETATLCQQRINGAIRMMLHVGAESEWIVFAGVMASFYALSLLGSYFDLLTICYMGILGGLTVPLIYVKNEVKINEYVEKLKIKSERWYFMFREKLQKIINKLTGKQKEPIKEKKIE